The window GTCGCCGACTACCTGCAGCAGCAGCCCGAGGTGGGCGAGATGCTGGGGCAGATCGAAGCCTTCCTGGTGCGCTGGCTGCCGGCGTTCGAGCAGGACCAGCGCGCCTACCTCACCGTCGCGATCGGCTGCACCGGCGGCCAGCACCGCTCGGTCTACTTCGTCGAGCAGCTCGCCCGGCGCTTCCGCGACCGCGGTGCGACGCTGGTGCGCCACCGCGAGCTCGACGCGCTCTGAGAAGCCGGTCGCCGATGACGGATACGCCCTCCTTCGAACTGCCGCTGTTCCCGCTGCAGTCGGTGCTGTTCCCCGATGGCCTGCTGGGCCTGAAGGTGTTCGAGGCGCGCTACCTCGACCTGGTGGGCGAGTGCCTGCGCGAACGCAAGCCCTTCGGCGTGGTGGCGCTGAAGAAGGGCAGCGAGGTGCGCGGCAACGGCGCGCCCGGCGACGTGGCGCTGGAGTCGATCGGCTGCCTGGCCGAGCTGATCGACGTGGACAGCCCGCAGTCCGGCATCCTGCAGGTGCGCTGCCGCGGAACCCGGCGCTTCGAGACGGCCGGCACCTCGCAGCAGGCCAACCACCTGTGGGTCGCCCAGGCCCGGCTGCTGCCCGACGACGAGACCGTGCTGCCGACCGAGGAACTGGTCGGTTCGGCCCAGGGCCTCGCGAACGCGATCGCCACCCTCAAGCAGCAGGGCAACGCCCCCTTCCTCGAGCCTTACCGCTTCGAGGACGCCGGCTGGATCGCCAACCGCTGGTGCGAGATCCTGCCGATCTCGGTGGCCGCCAAGCAGAAACTGATGGAACTGCCCGACCCGCTGGTGCGGCTGAAGCTGGTCGACGAGTTCCTGCGCAGCAAGGGCGTGGTCGGCTAGGGCGCCATGCCGACCGAGCCCGAGTCGCCGGCACGCGAGGCGGCACTGGCCATGGCGCCGGCGCAGTTCCGCGCGCTCGGCCACGCGCTGGTCGATCGCATCGCCGACATGATGGCCGCGCTGCCGCAGCGCCCGGTGAGCCACGGCGAGACCCCGGCCGAGGTGCGCGCGCTGGTCGGCGACGGCCCGCTGCCCCGCGCGGGCACCGACCCGGCCGCGCTGCTCGACGGCGCGGCGACGCTGCTGTTCGAGCACTCGCTGCGCAGCGGCCACCCGCGCTTTCACGGCTACATCTCGGCGTCGCCGGCACCGATCGGCGTGCTGGCCGAGCTGCTGGCGGCGGCGCTGAACGCCAACGTCGCGCTCTGGCACGCCGCGCCGCTGGCGAGCGAGATCGAGGCCCAGACCGTGCGCTGGCTGGCCGAGCTGGTGGGCTACCCGGCCGGTTGCGGCGGCCTGCTGACGAGCGGCGGCACGCTGGCCAACCTGGTGGCGCTGCTGGCCGCGCGGCGCGCGGTGCGCCCGGCGGTGCGCGAACAGGGACTGCGGGCGGTGGCGCCGCTGGCGGTCTACGCGTCGACACAGACGCACGCCTGGCTGCACAAGGCGGTCGACATCGCCGGCCTCGGGCTGCAGGCGGTGCGCCGGATCCCGACCGATGCCGAGCAACGCCTCGACGTGGGCGCGCTGGCCGCGAGCATCGAGGCCGATCTCGCCGCCGGCGTGCAGCCGCTGATGGCGGTGGGCACGGCCGGCACGGTGAGCACCGGCGCGATCGATCCGCTGCCGGCCATGGCCGCGCTGTGCCGCCGGCACGGCCTGTGGTTCCACGTCGACGGGGCCTATGGCGCGCCGGCGGCCTGCCTGGGCGACGCCGCACCGGCCGACCTGCCGGGCCTGCGCGAGGCCGACTCGCTGGCGCTCGACCCGCACAAGTGGCTCTACGCGCCGATCGAGGCCGGCTGCGTGCTGGTGCGCGACCCGCGCCACCTGCTCGACGCCTTCAGCCAGCGCCCGCCCTACTACGGCGCACCGCGCGACGACGAGGGCGTGAACTTCCACGAGCTCGGACCGCAGAACACGCGCGGCTTCCGCGCGCTGAAGGTCTGGCTCGCGCTGCGGATGGCCGGCCGCGAAGGCTACCGGCAGATGATCGGCGACGACATCGCGCTGGCCCGGCGGCTGCGCGAGCGCGTGCAGGCCACGCCACGGCTCGAGGCGGGCCCGGGCGGCCTGAGCATCGCGACGCTGCGCTACCGGCCCGACCCCCGTGAAGCCCACGACGAGGCCGCGCTCGACGCGCTGAACCGCCGCCTGCTGGAGCGCCTGCAGCACGATGGCCGCGCCTGGCTCGGCCCGGCCGTGGTGGACGGCCGCTTCTGGTTGCGGGCCTGCATCGTCAACTTCGGCACCGGGGCGGCCGAGGTGGATGCGCTCCCCGCGCTGGTGCTGGAGCTCGGCGACGCGCTGAGCGCTGGCGCCTGAGCTCGCGCGGGCACGGCTGCCCGGCACGGAGCTTGCGCCACCTCGCGCCCATGGACATGACCGAACGCAACGACGACGAAGACGAAGACGGCATCACCCGCCACTCCGTCTTCGAGGACGCGATGGCGCTGCTGCTCGGCACGGCGGCCATGGCGCTGGGGATCGCGATGTTCCAGCAGGCCGGGCTGCTGGCCGGCGGCACCGCGGGCCTGGCCTTCCTGCTGCACTACGCGACCGGCGGGTCCTTCGGCGCGCTGTTCTTCGCGATCAACCTGCCGTTCTACTGGCTCGCCTGGCGCCATCTCGGCCATGCCTTCACGCTGAAGACCTTCGTCGCCGTGGCGCTGCTGTCGGTCCAGAGCGAGTGGCTGCCGCGCTGGATCGGCTTTGCGCCGCTGCAGCCGCTGTATGCCGCGCTGATGGGCGGCACGCTGATCGGCATGGGCATGCTCGCGCTGTTCCGCCACCAGGCGAGCGTGGGCGGCATCGGCATCGTCGC is drawn from Methylibium petroleiphilum PM1 and contains these coding sequences:
- a CDS encoding LON peptidase substrate-binding domain-containing protein produces the protein MTDTPSFELPLFPLQSVLFPDGLLGLKVFEARYLDLVGECLRERKPFGVVALKKGSEVRGNGAPGDVALESIGCLAELIDVDSPQSGILQVRCRGTRRFETAGTSQQANHLWVAQARLLPDDETVLPTEELVGSAQGLANAIATLKQQGNAPFLEPYRFEDAGWIANRWCEILPISVAAKQKLMELPDPLVRLKLVDEFLRSKGVVG
- a CDS encoding pyridoxal phosphate-dependent decarboxylase family protein → MPTEPESPAREAALAMAPAQFRALGHALVDRIADMMAALPQRPVSHGETPAEVRALVGDGPLPRAGTDPAALLDGAATLLFEHSLRSGHPRFHGYISASPAPIGVLAELLAAALNANVALWHAAPLASEIEAQTVRWLAELVGYPAGCGGLLTSGGTLANLVALLAARRAVRPAVREQGLRAVAPLAVYASTQTHAWLHKAVDIAGLGLQAVRRIPTDAEQRLDVGALAASIEADLAAGVQPLMAVGTAGTVSTGAIDPLPAMAALCRRHGLWFHVDGAYGAPAACLGDAAPADLPGLREADSLALDPHKWLYAPIEAGCVLVRDPRHLLDAFSQRPPYYGAPRDDEGVNFHELGPQNTRGFRALKVWLALRMAGREGYRQMIGDDIALARRLRERVQATPRLEAGPGGLSIATLRYRPDPREAHDEAALDALNRRLLERLQHDGRAWLGPAVVDGRFWLRACIVNFGTGAAEVDALPALVLELGDALSAGA
- a CDS encoding YitT family protein yields the protein MDMTERNDDEDEDGITRHSVFEDAMALLLGTAAMALGIAMFQQAGLLAGGTAGLAFLLHYATGGSFGALFFAINLPFYWLAWRHLGHAFTLKTFVAVALLSVQSEWLPRWIGFAPLQPLYAALMGGTLIGMGMLALFRHQASVGGIGIVAVVLQQQRGWRAGQLQMALDCSIVALAFAVVAPRQVLLSVAGAVALNLVLAINHRPGRYVAR